A window of the Cololabis saira isolate AMF1-May2022 chromosome 19, fColSai1.1, whole genome shotgun sequence genome harbors these coding sequences:
- the calcoco2 gene encoding calcium-binding and coiled-coil domain-containing protein 2: MSTSHPYVVGKTSVRGAPERTTGLFLSRARWSSRLPQSSTILQLGMDGVTEAADPSARTYSQVVFLDIPHSYPPATPITCRYTLSAAFTPQSRDWVGIFKVGWTTTKEYHTFVWAEPSQHVEGQQTMTTHAVFKEYYLPRDEAEFYQLCYIDGGGQVRGASTPFCFRSAAEPSSESMDDDLLVITTQEQVDQSHREKGELQKELQLLRDDNEALRSALQKEQKETTSFKEQNEQRGTEATNLLRDMDQLREEKEQLKKALQLQQEENDRLKEEMVIQMTKEMELRQHNATEQEKQSQSSKLLKGSEEKYDRALTKINQLKEEREELKKKTEGQSEEIERLKAKLREGEQELLKSADSIPLLQIDLQNSEKEKEGLVAELQRLQSLADGMDEVKKENRELCRRLSQQETVQVSPQDNLKVQSLGRQLQETQMNLAAEKEESSSLRRGAETLERELQHVSEQLASLVKSYDHEQRKSSKLELQLGEMNEAMADKSILIEEKEQEMMLMTQETEQLARENKVLRDDIEGLRKVCANNTSFTELEYVQPDILPPGGDTAAAGHGAETENIGGVEELRDESLVCRHCQECFPGITRSELEQHEQSHRVCPFCTVICDHMEQSVFEDHVYGHEL; encoded by the exons ATGTCGACGAGTCATCCTTACGTAGTGGGAAAAACAAGTGTCCGAGgagcacctgaacgcaccacagggcTGTTTCTCAGCAGAGCTCGCTGGAGCTCACGTCTGCCACAATCGTCAACAAT ACTCCAACTCGGCATGGACGGGGTCACAGAGGCCGCTGATCCCTCGGCTCGCACCTACTCCCAGGTGGTGTTCCTGGACATCCCCCACTCATACCCGCCTGCAACCCCCATCACCTGCCGCTACACCCTCAGCGCTGCCTTCACGCCCCAGTCCAGGGACTGGGTGGGCATCTTCAAG GTGGGATGGACCACGACCAAGGAGTATCACACCTTTGTGTGGGCAGAGCCAAGTCAACATGTGGAGGGTCAGCAGACGATGACGACGCATGCCGTGTTCAAGG AGTACTACCTGCCCCGGGACGAGGCAGAGTTCTACCAGCTGTGCTACATCGACGGCGGGGGCCAGGTGAGAGGAGCCAGCACCCCCTTCTGCTTCCGCAGCGCGGCGGAGCCGAGCTCGGAGAGCATGGACGACGACCTGCTGGTCATCACCACGCAG GAGCAAGTGGACCAGAGCCATCGGGAGAAAGGTGAGCTGCAGAaagagctgcagctgctgagagACGACAATGAAGCGTTGAGAAGCGCCCTGCAGAAGGAGCAGAAGGAAACCACGAGCTTCAAG GAGCAGAACGAGCAGAGAGGGACGGAGGCGACCAACCTGCTCCGAGACATGGATCAGCTCAGGGAGGAGAAGGAGCAGCTGAAGAAggcgctgcagctgcagcaggaggagaACGACCGCTTAAAG GAGGAGATGGTCATCCAGATGACGAAAGAGATGGAGTTACGGCAACATAACGCCACCGAACAGGAGAAGCAGAGTCAAAGCTCCAAATTGTTAAAAGGCAGTGAG GAGAAATATGATCGAGCTTTGACGAAGATCAATCAGCTGAAGGAGGAGCGTGAGGAGCTGAAGAAGAAGACTGAGGGTCAAAGTGAGGAAATTGAGCG GCTGAAGGccaaactcagagaaggagagcaggagctgCTCAAGTCTGCCGACAGCATCCCGCTGCTGCAG ATTGATCTTCAGAACAgcgagaaggagaaggagggaCTTGTTGCAGAGCTGCAAAGGCTGCAAAGCCTTGCTGACGGCATGGATGAAGTGAAGAAGGAGAACCGGGAGTTGTGTAGGAGGCTGTCGCAGCAGGAAACGGTTCAGGTCTCTCCTCAGGACAACCTAAAG GTGCAGAGTCTGGGCCGCCAGCTGCAGGAGACGCAGATGAACCTGGCCGCTGAGAAGGAAGAGTCCAGCAGCCTCAGGAGAGGAGCCGAGACCCTGGAGCGCGAGCTGCAGCATGTCAGCGAGCAGCTGGCCAGTTTGGTCAAGTCTTACGACCACGAGCAGCGAAAGAGCAGCAAATTGGAG CTGCAACTCGGAGAGATGAATGAAGCAATGGCAGATAAGAGCATCTTAATCGAAGAGAAGGAACAGGAAATGATGCTGATGACGCAGGAGACGGAACAACTGGCCCGGGAAAACAAG GTGCTCAGAGACGACATCGAGGGCCTTCGCAAAGTTTGCGCAAACAACACGTCTTTTACAGAGTTAGAATACGTGCAGCCTGACATCCTGCCGCCCGGCGGTGACACTGCAGCCGCTGGACACGGGGCGGAGACTGAGAACATAG GAGGCGTTGAAGAACTCCGGGACGAG TCGCTGGTGTGTCGTCACTGCCAGGAGTGTTTCCCCGGCATAACCCGGAGTGAGCTGGAGCAGCACGAGCAGAGCCACAGAGTGTGTCCCTTCTGCACCGTCATCTGTGACCACATGGAGCAGTCGGTCTTTGAGGATCACGTCTACGGCCACGAGCTCTGA